DNA from Halorarum salinum:
ATATCAGCCTCCTCCCAGCCTGACTGACGCGTTCGGGAGGTTCGGAGCGGGGAGCGCCATTCCGCGGGAGAGCACCGGGGAGAGTGACGTTCATCCAACCATTGCACGGCTGAAAGTGTCCGAAACTGGCACCGAACGGGTTCCTCCGGCAGGGTCGACCGTCCGTCTCGGGAGCACGTTCCGCGGGGGCGACGGGACGGTGCGATCGGAAAAGCAGTCGCGGCCCGGTCGTGCCGAGTTCGTGGCGCGCTCGCCCGTTCCGTCCGGCCGTGGCGCGACCCGACCCGGTCAGCTCCCGTCGTCCGAGGAAACGAGTTCGTCCCCGACGAGCCGGGCCGTCGCACGGCGGAGTCGGTGGGACACGGCGGACGTCGAGACGTCCAGTTCGGCCGCCAGTTCCGCCTGGCTGGTCGTCCGCGGAACGTCGAAGTAGCCGAGTCTGTACGCCGTCCGGAGCGTCTCCCGCTGCAGTTCGGTCAGCCCGTTCGTGACGCCGTCGAGGTAGTCGGCCTCGTGGAGGCTGTCGACGCCGAACGAGATCCCGTGCTCCTCACAGAAGGCGCGGAGCGCGATGAGCGAGTCCCGGTCGGGGAACTGGACGTCCGCGCGCCAGCCGTCGTGGATCCCCTCGACCGACAGCGGGCGGGCGCCGAGTTCGAGGCTCGTCGGCGCGAGCAGGACGGCCGACTCCTCGAGGTCGATCCGGTAGATGCTGTGGTCCGGGAACGACCGGACGATCTCGAACGACACGACGCTCGAGTCAGCCTCGAGCGCGGACCGGACCCGGTCCGTCGAACTCCCCGAGATCGAGGCGGCCAGGCTTCGATCGCCGTTCGCGGAGACCGTGTGGTGGTCGGGTCGGATCGACACGTCGGGAAGCGAGCGGAGCGTCTCCGAGAGCGCGAGCGGCCCGCCGGAGAGTCGCGCCTCGGCGAGGATGACGGGCGTGCCCGCGTCGGACGTGGCATCGCCGTCGCCGTCCCCGTCGGGGGAACCGGCGTGGCGCCACCGTTCGCGCCGCTCGCCCGAAGCGTCCTCGGGAGCGGCAGCGTCCGTCGAATCCATGTGAACGACTTCCCGACGACGGGGTATGAGAGTTGTACCAATACACGTAGTGAGTGGTAACTATCCGGACTACGCGTGTGGTGAAATCGGCGTCGCGGGCGGGACGCGGAACGGCGGGACCGGCCGGGGAGGACGGTGGGTCGCTACCTCTCCTCGAGGAGCAACGTGAGCAACTTCCGCTCGGCGACCCGGAGGTGGTTGTTGAACGTCGGCTGGGTGATGCCGAGCCGGTCCGCGATCTCCTCGCCCGTGTTCGCGCGCGGCCACTCGAAGTAGCCGTTCAGGTACGCGGTGCGGAGCACCTCGAGCTGGCGGTCGGTGAGCAGTTCCTCGAGTTCGGCGCCGAACGTCTGCCTGGAGCGGAGCGGGCGCTCCCGGGAGCGCCGCGCGAGCAGCTCCGCGCCCGCGTGCTCGGCCCGGAGGCTCTCGACGAACCCGCGCACGTCCGCCGGCTGGGGGAGTTCGACCCGCAGGCGCGTCTCGCCCCCCGTCGCCGTCAGCTCCCGGATGGCCCCCCCGAAGCCGGTGACGTGGGAGACGATCGTCGGCTCCGCGACCGTGACGACGATGAGGCCGTCGTCCGAGTCCACGACCGAGGAGGCGTGCTCGACGGCGACGGACTCCTCGAGGTACGTCAGCACCGACTCGAGGGGGACGTCGCTCACGGACAGGTACAGCATCGAGGTGCCGTCCGAGTGGGGGACCGCCCCCTCGAACGTCACGCGGCCGCCGACGCCGGCGGCGATCCGGCTCGGCAGGTCGTTCGACTCCGGGATCCGGACGTCGAGTTCGACGACGCTGTCGGAGAGCAACGCCCGCCTGCTCTCCCACGCGTCGAGCCCGTTCGCCGTCGCGGTGGCGACGCCCTCGAACAGTCGGTCGGACGGCTCGTCGAACGCTCCCGGATCGTCCGCACAGACGGTCAACACTCCGTACAGCGTGTCCCCGTGTCGGAGCGGGAGGCTGAGGACCGACCGGTAGCCGCGGTCGAGCAGTTCCCGGCGCCACTGCTCGTTCATCCCCCCGTGAGCGACGTTCGGGACGAGCACCCGGTCGCCGGTCCGCGCCGCCCGGATCGCGGGTTCGGTGCGGTCCTCCCCGAGCACGAGCGAGACGGCGTCGACGTAGCCGCGCTCGGTCCCGGCCCACGCTCGCGGGACGAGCCGCTCGTGGGTCGCGTCGAAGGTCCCGATCCAGGCGAAGTCGAACCGCCCGTCACCGACGAGCTCCTCACAGACCGCCTGCTGGAACTCCTCCCGCGTTCCCGCCCGTGAGCGTGCGCGACCGACGCCCAGAAGCGTGTCGAACGCCCGGTCGAGCCGGTCGAGCCGGTCCGCCCGCGACGAGAGCGCCGTCTCGCGCTCGCGGAGGTCGCCCGCGAGCGCGACCCGGTCGAACGCCGCCTCCGCCATCGCCGCGAGCAGCGACGTCAGTCGTCGCGTCCGCCCGTCGACCGCCTCCTCCCCGGCCGCGTCGACGAGGAGCACCCCGTAGCCGTTCAGGGGGAGGACCACCGACCGCCGGG
Protein-coding regions in this window:
- a CDS encoding helix-turn-helix domain-containing protein is translated as MDSTDAAAPEDASGERRERWRHAGSPDGDGDGDATSDAGTPVILAEARLSGGPLALSETLRSLPDVSIRPDHHTVSANGDRSLAASISGSSTDRVRSALEADSSVVSFEIVRSFPDHSIYRIDLEESAVLLAPTSLELGARPLSVEGIHDGWRADVQFPDRDSLIALRAFCEEHGISFGVDSLHEADYLDGVTNGLTELQRETLRTAYRLGYFDVPRTTSQAELAAELDVSTSAVSHRLRRATARLVGDELVSSDDGS